The proteins below come from a single Fusarium verticillioides 7600 chromosome 3, whole genome shotgun sequence genomic window:
- a CDS encoding alpha-N-arabinofuranosidase C translates to MATFTRIADDERPSISVDPSAIISKIEDNIYGGFTEHMGRCIYGGIYDPGNPLSDENGFRKDVIEAFKELNCPVVRYPGGNFVATYHWLDGVGPREKRPARPELAWIGTETNEFGTDEFLKWCEVVGTEPYFALNFGTGTLDEALAWVEYCNSDRPTYYANLRRQNGREKPYNVKYWALGNEMYGPWQVGQMTKEDYAKKAYQWAKAIKLLDPNVELILCGETGHSSWDAYVIKECIKFDIHGLGGSTTASLIDQHSIHIYTASEDHYKNATAPRSAERAIEITAGLIDLARIENKVPPSVRRQKICFDEWNVWDPVRAPGEEGAEEKYNLSDALAVAIWLNVFVRQSKHMGMANIAQSVNVISPLMTTKDGLLKQPTWWPLLLYSKYMRGSTIAVNVRAGEYQGPTHPEWIRGAIETPWLDVSAALDKDGVVNLAVVNIHEEKDFETELRGLTGGKEVEVHTVSGKDVKVVNTAEKEEVGIKESKWNGEGLFTFPKHSFTLLRWKL, encoded by the exons ATGGCTACGTTTACTCGCATTGCTGACGATGAGCGTCCCTCCATCTCAGTAGACCCCAgcgccatcatctccaagatcgaggataACATCTATGGCGGTTTCACAGA GCACATGGGTCGCTGCATCTACGGCGGCATCTACGACCCCGGAAATCCCCTGTCTGACGAGAACGGTTTCCGAAAGGATGTCATTGAGgccttcaaggagctcaactGTCCTGTTGTGAGATACCCTGGTGGTAACTTTGTTGCTACGTATCATTggcttgatggtgttgggccTAGGGAGAAGAGACCTGCTAG ACCTGAACTTGCGTGGATTGGTACAGAGACGAATGAGTTTGGCACAGATGAGTTTCTTAAGTGGTGTGAGGTTGTAGGCACTGAGCCTTACTTCGCTCTCAACTTTGGAACTG GTACTCTCGATGAAG CTCTCGCATGGGTTGAGTACTGCAACTCCGACAGACCAACATACTACGCCAACCTCCGTCGTCAAAACGGCCGCGAGAAGCCCTACAAC GTCAAATACTGGGCTCTCGGAAACGAGATGTACGGGCCCTGGCAAGTCGGCCAGATGACAAAGGAAGACTACGCCAAGAAGGCCTACCAATGGGCCAAGGCCATTAAGCTTCTCGACCCCAACGTTGAGCTGATTCTCTGCGGTGAAACAGGCCACAGCTCTTGGGACGCGTATGTCATCAAGGAGTGCATCAAGTTTGACATTCACGGCCTGGGTGGAAGCACGACTGCTAGTCTTATTGATCAGCATAGCATTCACATTTACACTGCTAGTGAGGATCACTACAAGAACGCCACTG CCCCTCGCTCTGCTGAGCGTGCCATCGAGATCACAGCCGGTCTCATCGACCTCGCTCGCATCGAGAACAAAGTCCCCCCCTCCGTCCGCCGTCAAAAGATCTGCTTCGACGAGTGGAACGTATGGGATCCCGTGCGCGCCccaggcgaagaaggcgCCGAGGAGAAATACAACCTCTCCGACGCCCTCGCCGTAGCAATCTGGCTCAACGTCTTTGTCCGCCAGTCCAAACACATGGGCATGGCCAACATTGCGCAAAGCGTAAACGTCATTTCGCCCCTGATGACCACCAAAGACGGACTCCTCAAGCAGCCTACCTGGTGGCCTTTGCTTCTGTACAGCAAGTACATGCGCGGCTCTACTATTGCTGTGAACGTTCGTGCGGGAGAGTATCAGGGCCCTACGCATCCGGAGTGGATCCGCGGTGCTATTGAGACGCCGTGGTTGGATGTTAGTGCTGCGCTTGATAAGGATGGTGTTGTTAACCTTGCTGTTGTGAATATtcatgaggagaaggactttgagacGGAGTTGAGGGGCTTGACGGGTGGCAAGGAGGTGGAGGTTCATACTGTTAGTGGaaaggatgtcaaggttgtTAACActgccgagaaggaggaggttggtATTAAGGAGTCTAAGTGGAATGGCGAGGGCTTGTTTACGTTCCCCAAGCACTCGTTTACTCTGCTGCGCTGGAAGCTGTAG